In the Nitrospinota bacterium genome, AGTCCTTCCTGTCCGATAGTCCCAACACCTATCTCTGCCCAACTTGCGCCGGACAGGTAGCGCGCCTAGACGGCCCGGCCTGCGATACCTGTAGCCAGCCGTTTTGGACCTTCGGAGCCTCCTTCATCGAAGAGGGAGCCGATTGCGGCCTGTGCCGCACCCATCCCCCTCCTTTCGTAAGGGCGAGGTCCGTCGGCCTTTACAGGGGCCAACTAAAAACCATGATTCTCCAGATGAAATTCCGGCCCAAGGCTCAAGCCGCCTTCGCTCTGGCGGGCCTTCTCATCGAAGCCTATCCGAGCCTCTTCGGCGAGCTCGTCCCCGATGCGGTGGTCCCAATTCCTCTTCACACCGAGCGTTTTCTGGAACGAGAGCTCGACCAGGCGACCCT is a window encoding:
- a CDS encoding ComF family protein, translating into MSLGRLVSDSLFPRQCLTCESFLSDSPNTYLCPTCAGQVARLDGPACDTCSQPFWTFGASFIEEGADCGLCRTHPPPFVRARSVGLYRGQLKTMILQMKFRPKAQAAFALAGLLIEAYPSLFGELVPDAVVPIPLHTERFLERELDQATLMARELARTTGWPLRLWLRKVRHTPPQSRLSRAGRRANVMRAFALAPRARPEGRTVLLIDDVLTTGATARESARVLVRAGASAVYVYTAARAE